In Streptomyces sp. NBC_01426, one genomic interval encodes:
- a CDS encoding response regulator transcription factor, whose amino-acid sequence MTIRVVIADDQEMVRTGFRMILESQPDIEVVADVVDGEAALTAVAAHRPDVLLLDIRMPRLDGLEVTRRLAGQDSPRIVIVTTFDLDEYVHAALRGGASGFLLKDASPAMLVEAVRAAAVGDSLVSPAITVRLLREMAHAPAARAARRPSEPLTEREVDVVRCLARGLTNAEIAGELFVSLSTVKTHLANVQTKLDARNRVEIAAWAWESGLAAGAT is encoded by the coding sequence ATGACGATCAGAGTGGTCATCGCGGACGACCAGGAGATGGTCAGGACCGGCTTCCGCATGATCCTCGAAAGCCAACCGGACATCGAGGTCGTCGCGGACGTCGTCGACGGCGAGGCGGCCCTCACGGCCGTCGCCGCCCACCGACCCGACGTGCTGCTCCTCGACATCCGCATGCCCCGGCTCGACGGCCTCGAAGTCACCCGACGCCTCGCCGGCCAGGACAGCCCGCGCATCGTCATCGTCACCACCTTCGACCTCGACGAATACGTCCACGCGGCGCTCCGCGGCGGAGCGTCCGGCTTCCTCCTGAAGGACGCGAGCCCGGCCATGCTGGTTGAAGCGGTCCGCGCCGCCGCCGTCGGCGACTCCCTCGTCTCACCCGCCATCACCGTGCGACTGCTCCGCGAAATGGCCCACGCCCCCGCCGCCCGAGCCGCCCGCCGCCCCTCGGAACCCCTCACCGAACGCGAGGTGGACGTCGTGCGCTGCCTCGCCCGCGGCCTGACCAACGCCGAGATCGCCGGCGAACTCTTCGTCTCACTGTCCACCGTCAAGACCCACCTGGCCAACGTCCAGACCAAACTCGACGCCCGCAACCGCGTCGAGATCGCCGCATGGGCCTGGGAAAGCGGCCTCGCCGCCGGCGCGACGTGA
- a CDS encoding sensor histidine kinase, protein MSPLASWTRRHPRAARLLRVTLSLLLLGLVTFEGIVLARQPSAPHATVWVSGILVCLSAAPWPRIPLLTRAWFAAAITWTATLLLIFGNHPLVVWGAGEAIALLVLLSQVLLRAPARTAAILGPLLGLGCMAVPVRDTDPGRFTLLFSVLAVVVGAYSLLLRLQSVQRVRELRAVRTAERLELARELHDLVAHHVTGIVVEARAARFTGAGADRAAEILGRIETAGDEALGSMRRLVKILREDETGGGDTSAGTTPVAGLADLRALTERFAVTGPPVTLSIEEGLETRLPADVAATAHRIVLEALTNIGKHAATATTVHIALRTVPAGLEVRVEDDGGHPARLSENARGGGYGLAGMAERAEALGGSLTAGPAPEGGWLVTATLPLQAL, encoded by the coding sequence ATGAGCCCCCTCGCCTCCTGGACCCGCCGCCACCCCCGCGCCGCCCGGCTGCTCCGCGTCACCCTCTCGCTGCTCCTCCTCGGCCTCGTCACCTTCGAAGGCATCGTCCTGGCCCGTCAGCCCAGCGCCCCGCACGCCACCGTGTGGGTGTCCGGGATCCTCGTCTGCCTCAGCGCCGCGCCCTGGCCCCGCATCCCCCTGCTCACCCGCGCCTGGTTCGCCGCCGCCATCACCTGGACCGCCACCCTCCTGCTGATCTTCGGCAACCACCCCCTCGTCGTGTGGGGCGCCGGCGAGGCCATCGCCCTGCTCGTCCTGCTCTCCCAGGTCCTGCTCCGCGCCCCCGCCCGCACCGCCGCCATCCTCGGTCCCCTTCTCGGCCTCGGCTGCATGGCCGTCCCCGTGCGCGACACCGACCCCGGCCGGTTCACCCTGCTCTTCTCCGTCCTCGCCGTCGTCGTCGGCGCGTACTCCCTGCTCCTGCGCCTCCAGTCCGTCCAACGCGTCCGCGAACTGCGCGCCGTCCGCACCGCCGAACGCCTGGAGCTCGCCCGCGAACTCCACGACCTCGTCGCCCACCACGTCACCGGCATCGTCGTCGAGGCCCGCGCCGCCCGCTTCACCGGAGCCGGCGCCGACCGCGCCGCCGAGATCCTCGGCCGCATCGAGACCGCCGGCGACGAGGCCCTCGGCTCCATGCGCCGCCTCGTCAAGATCCTCCGCGAGGACGAGACCGGCGGCGGCGACACCTCCGCCGGAACCACCCCCGTCGCCGGCCTCGCGGACCTGCGCGCACTCACCGAACGCTTCGCCGTCACCGGCCCGCCCGTCACCCTCAGCATCGAGGAAGGCCTGGAGACCCGGCTCCCCGCCGACGTGGCCGCCACCGCGCACCGCATCGTCCTCGAAGCCCTCACCAACATCGGCAAACACGCGGCGACGGCCACCACCGTCCACATCGCCCTGCGCACCGTCCCCGCCGGCCTCGAAGTACGCGTCGAGGACGACGGCGGCCACCCCGCCCGCCTCTCCGAGAACGCCCGCGGCGGCGGCTACGGCCTCGCCGGAATGGCCGAACGCGCCGAGGCCCTCGGCGGCTCCCTCACCGCCGGCCCCGCCCCCGAAGGCGGCTGGCTCGTCACCGCCACCCTGCCCCTCCAGGCCCTCTAG
- a CDS encoding bifunctional metallophosphatase/5'-nucleotidase: MAFDRRTFIGSTAATGAAVALAGATSSPAAAAQDGSKGSGPRTYSFTVMGTTDLHGNVFNWDYFTDKEFDDKAHNDVGLAKISTLVNRVRAQKGRRNTLLIDAGDTIQGTQLSYYYAKVDPITARRGPVHPMAQAMNAIGYDAAALGNHEFNYGIPVLRKFEEQCDFPLLGANALDAKTLRPAFPPYSVHRLRTPCGRDVKVAVLGLTNPGIAIWDKANVQGKMTFPGLEEQAAKYVPKLRSMGADVVIVSAHSGSSGTSSYGDQLPHIENAAGLVAEQVPGIDAILVGHAHTEIPEYRVKNKATGKDVVLSEPLKWGQRLTLFDFELTWSKGSWSVAKVSAQVLNSNEVAEDPKIVRLLSDEHRKVVGYVNQVIGTSTQAMSSADGPVKDVPIIDLINHVQAETVKAALAGGEWAALPVLSQASCFSRTAAIPAGQVTIKDAAGLYPFENTLEARLLTGAQVKDYLEYSARYYVQTAPGAPVDPAKLTNAEGIPDYNYDAVYGLTYDVDVAQPVGSRITGLSFQGKAVDPAARFVLAVNNYRASGGGNFPHVPQARQLWANSDEIRNVIIQWVKVKGTVDPAQFASVDWRLTRAGVPVF; the protein is encoded by the coding sequence ATGGCGTTCGACCGTAGGACTTTCATCGGCAGCACGGCGGCGACGGGTGCGGCCGTGGCGTTGGCGGGGGCCACGAGCTCCCCGGCCGCCGCCGCCCAGGACGGATCGAAGGGGTCCGGTCCGCGGACCTACTCCTTCACCGTGATGGGTACGACCGATCTGCACGGAAACGTTTTCAACTGGGACTACTTCACGGACAAGGAGTTCGACGACAAGGCGCACAACGACGTCGGTCTGGCGAAGATCTCCACGCTGGTGAACCGGGTGCGGGCGCAGAAGGGTCGGCGCAACACGCTGCTGATCGACGCCGGTGACACGATCCAGGGCACCCAGCTGTCGTACTACTACGCGAAGGTCGACCCGATCACGGCGCGTCGCGGTCCGGTGCACCCGATGGCTCAGGCGATGAACGCGATCGGCTACGACGCGGCGGCGCTGGGCAACCACGAGTTCAACTACGGGATCCCCGTGCTGCGCAAGTTCGAGGAGCAGTGCGACTTCCCGCTGTTGGGGGCGAACGCGCTGGACGCGAAGACGCTGCGGCCGGCGTTCCCGCCGTACAGCGTCCACCGGCTGCGGACCCCGTGCGGGCGGGACGTGAAGGTGGCGGTGCTGGGGCTGACGAACCCGGGCATCGCGATCTGGGACAAGGCCAACGTGCAGGGGAAGATGACGTTCCCGGGGCTGGAGGAGCAGGCGGCGAAGTACGTGCCGAAGCTGCGCTCGATGGGTGCGGACGTGGTGATCGTGTCGGCGCACTCGGGTTCGAGCGGTACGTCCAGCTACGGGGACCAGTTGCCGCACATCGAGAACGCGGCGGGTCTGGTGGCCGAGCAGGTGCCGGGGATCGACGCGATCCTGGTGGGTCACGCGCACACGGAGATCCCGGAGTACCGCGTGAAGAACAAGGCGACCGGCAAGGACGTGGTGCTGTCGGAGCCGTTGAAGTGGGGCCAGCGGCTGACGCTGTTCGACTTCGAGCTGACGTGGTCGAAGGGCTCCTGGTCGGTGGCGAAGGTGTCGGCGCAGGTGCTGAACTCGAACGAGGTGGCGGAGGACCCGAAGATCGTCCGACTGCTGTCGGACGAGCACCGCAAGGTCGTCGGTTACGTGAACCAGGTGATCGGGACGTCGACGCAGGCGATGTCCTCGGCGGACGGCCCGGTCAAGGACGTGCCGATCATCGACCTGATCAACCACGTGCAGGCGGAGACGGTGAAGGCCGCGCTGGCGGGCGGCGAGTGGGCTGCGCTGCCGGTGCTGTCGCAGGCCTCGTGCTTCTCGCGGACGGCGGCGATACCGGCCGGGCAGGTCACGATCAAGGACGCGGCGGGGCTGTACCCGTTCGAGAACACGCTGGAGGCGCGGCTGCTGACGGGTGCGCAGGTGAAGGACTACCTGGAGTACTCGGCGCGGTACTACGTGCAGACGGCTCCGGGGGCGCCGGTGGATCCGGCGAAGCTGACGAACGCGGAGGGCATCCCGGACTACAACTACGACGCGGTGTACGGGCTGACGTACGACGTGGACGTCGCGCAGCCCGTGGGGTCCCGGATCACGGGGCTGTCCTTCCAGGGGAAGGCGGTGGACCCGGCGGCGCGGTTCGTGCTCGCGGTGAACAACTACCGGGCCTCGGGTGGCGGCAACTTCCCGCACGTCCCGCAGGCCAGGCAGTTGTGGGCCAACTCGGACGAGATCCGCAACGTGATCATCCAGTGGGTGAAGGTGAAGGGGACGGTGGACCCGGCGCAGTTCGCCTCGGTGGACTGGCGGCTGACGCGGGCCGGGGTGCCGGTCTTCTAG
- a CDS encoding lysine N(6)-hydroxylase/L-ornithine N(5)-oxygenase family protein, with product MTAQLDTPHDLVGIGIGPFNLSLAALADGLPRQGVGELATAFYDQRRDFRWHPGLLIDGATLQVPFLADLVTLADPASPWSFLNHLRHKERLYPFYFAEQLHIQRSEYDAYCRWVAERLPGLHFGHQVDAVRWNPERDLFEVDFTQLDTDGEAEALGRAHTRNLVLGVGTAPYVPEPLRPLAEAPTVPVIHSSEYLDNRERVLGAAHVTVIGSGQSGAEVFLDLLRARPAGREGLTWLARTEAFAPMEYSKLGLEHFTPDYTRYFHALPEPVRDRLVPAQWQLHKGIDAATIAAIHEELYRRTLHGGWPDAVLTPGVSVRTAGRVATTKVELHLEHTQQGVRSRLTTDAVVLATGYRERPLTSLLAGLDPYLRKDSSGRPRIDERHRMILDPAVTGSVFVQNGERHTHGVGAPDLGLAAWRSAGILNTLTGKNPYPQPARTAFTTFGLDQREHTRPHPAGELLPLVEHP from the coding sequence ATGACCGCGCAACTCGACACCCCCCACGACCTCGTCGGAATCGGCATCGGTCCCTTCAACCTGTCCCTCGCCGCCCTGGCCGACGGCCTCCCCAGACAAGGCGTCGGCGAACTCGCCACCGCCTTCTACGACCAGCGCAGGGACTTCCGCTGGCACCCCGGCCTCCTCATCGACGGCGCCACCCTCCAGGTCCCCTTCCTCGCGGACCTCGTCACCCTCGCCGACCCGGCGAGCCCCTGGAGCTTCCTCAACCACCTCAGGCACAAGGAACGGCTCTACCCCTTCTACTTCGCCGAGCAACTCCACATCCAGCGCTCCGAATACGACGCCTACTGCCGCTGGGTCGCCGAACGCCTCCCCGGACTCCACTTCGGCCACCAGGTCGACGCCGTCCGCTGGAACCCCGAACGCGACCTCTTCGAAGTCGACTTCACCCAACTCGACACCGACGGCGAAGCAGAGGCCCTCGGCCGCGCCCACACCCGCAACCTCGTCCTGGGCGTCGGCACCGCCCCCTACGTACCCGAACCCCTGCGCCCCCTCGCCGAAGCGCCCACCGTCCCCGTCATCCACTCATCCGAGTACCTCGACAACCGCGAACGCGTCCTCGGAGCCGCACACGTCACCGTCATCGGCTCCGGTCAGTCCGGCGCCGAGGTCTTCCTCGACCTGCTCCGCGCCCGCCCCGCCGGCCGCGAGGGCCTCACCTGGCTCGCCCGCACCGAGGCCTTCGCCCCCATGGAGTACTCCAAGCTCGGCCTGGAACACTTCACGCCCGACTACACCCGCTACTTCCACGCCCTCCCCGAACCGGTCCGCGACCGACTCGTCCCCGCCCAATGGCAACTCCACAAGGGCATCGACGCCGCCACCATCGCCGCCATCCACGAAGAGCTGTACCGGCGCACCCTCCACGGCGGCTGGCCCGACGCCGTCCTCACCCCCGGAGTCAGCGTCCGCACCGCCGGCCGCGTCGCGACCACCAAGGTGGAACTCCACCTCGAACACACCCAACAAGGCGTCCGCTCCCGCCTCACCACCGACGCCGTCGTCCTCGCCACCGGCTACCGCGAACGGCCCCTCACCAGCCTCCTCGCAGGACTCGACCCCTACCTGCGCAAGGACTCCTCCGGCCGCCCCCGCATCGACGAACGCCACCGCATGATCCTCGACCCCGCCGTCACCGGCAGCGTCTTCGTCCAGAACGGCGAACGCCACACCCACGGCGTCGGAGCCCCCGACCTCGGCCTCGCCGCCTGGCGCAGCGCCGGCATCCTCAACACCCTGACGGGCAAGAACCCCTACCCCCAGCCCGCCCGCACCGCCTTCACCACCTTCGGCCTCGACCAGCGGGAGCACACCCGCCCCCATCCCGCGGGCGAACTGCTCCCACTGGTCGAACACCCTTGA
- a CDS encoding chorismate mutase — MNHSDTDEAHENVTAELSRLRDSIDNIDAAVVHMLAERFKCTQQVGHLKARHQLPPADPGREASQIARLRQLAENAKLDPAFAEKLLNFIIAEVIRHHETIAAGEE; from the coding sequence ATGAACCACAGCGACACCGACGAGGCCCACGAGAACGTCACCGCCGAGCTGTCCCGCCTGCGCGACAGCATCGACAACATCGACGCGGCCGTGGTCCACATGCTCGCCGAGCGCTTCAAGTGCACCCAGCAGGTCGGCCACCTCAAGGCCCGCCACCAGCTGCCCCCCGCCGACCCCGGCCGCGAGGCCAGCCAGATCGCCCGCCTGCGCCAGCTCGCCGAGAACGCCAAACTCGATCCGGCCTTCGCGGAGAAACTCCTCAACTTCATCATCGCCGAGGTCATCCGCCACCACGAGACGATCGCCGCCGGCGAGGAGTAG
- the pepN gene encoding aminopeptidase N, which produces MSALTRNEAQLRARLLDVHHYDVTLDLTTGDETFTSTTVIRFTARASGDTFVELKPDELRSVELDGHPVDPAGLTGNRLPLTGLTQGPHELRVHARMNYSRTGEGLHRFTDPADGETYVYSQMFLDDVQRVFPAFDQPDLKAVFAFTVTAPAHWTVLANGITTRGADRPEDGAGTWTSAPTPAIPTYLAAIAGGPWHTVRTDHAGLPFALHCRQSLAPHLDADADEILSVTTACFDRYHEKFAEPYPFDSYDQAFVPEFNAGAMENPGLVTFRDEFIFRSAVTDTERQGRAMVIAHEMAHMWFGDLVTLRWFDDIWLNESFAEYMGYQTLVEATGFTDTWTEFGMERKPWGYEADQRPSTHPVAPAPEDVPDTASALLNFDGISYAKGASALRQLVAWLGEKDFLAGINTHFARHKFANASLADFVDSLAAHTERDVHTWADTWLRTTGVDTLTPRVEAGDTGWTLTVDHHGSRPHHIAVGLYDRDPTGGLELREHLDLDVPSADVVSASGPRPDLILLNDQDLGYVKIRFDAVSEETALRGLSRIPGPLTRAVVWNSLRDMVRDGELEPESYLETAHAHLPEENDLAIVQGVLGFARNRVAAHYVAPGRRTAALTTLTTVARALMRRTEDGSDPGLRLAAVRVHIDSATQPDTLAGWLADGTVPGGPELDPELRWRILARLAVLGAVTDTDIDNALADDPSATGEEGAARCRAALPTPEAKAAAWQRMFHDDSLSNYLFKATASGFWQPEQAELVQDYVPRYYPEAVALGSRRGPAIGQAVGRWAFPSHAVDEANLRAGRACLEDTDIIPLLRRQLVDQLDDLARALRVRGNG; this is translated from the coding sequence ATGTCCGCATTGACGCGCAACGAAGCGCAGCTCCGAGCCCGGCTCCTCGACGTCCACCACTACGACGTCACCCTCGACCTCACCACCGGTGACGAGACCTTCACCTCCACCACCGTCATCCGGTTCACGGCCCGCGCCTCGGGTGACACCTTCGTCGAGCTGAAACCGGACGAACTGCGCTCCGTCGAGCTCGACGGCCACCCCGTCGACCCCGCCGGCCTCACCGGCAACCGCCTCCCGCTCACCGGGCTCACCCAAGGCCCCCACGAGCTGCGCGTCCATGCCCGCATGAACTACTCCCGCACCGGCGAGGGCCTGCACCGCTTCACCGACCCCGCGGACGGCGAGACGTACGTCTACTCCCAGATGTTCCTGGACGACGTCCAGCGGGTCTTCCCCGCCTTCGACCAGCCCGACCTGAAGGCCGTCTTCGCCTTCACCGTCACCGCCCCCGCCCACTGGACCGTCCTCGCCAACGGCATCACCACCCGCGGAGCCGACCGGCCCGAGGACGGCGCCGGCACCTGGACCTCCGCGCCCACGCCCGCGATCCCCACCTACCTCGCCGCGATCGCCGGCGGACCCTGGCACACCGTGCGCACCGACCACGCCGGCCTGCCCTTCGCCCTCCACTGCCGGCAGTCCCTCGCACCCCACCTCGACGCCGACGCCGACGAGATCCTCTCCGTCACCACCGCCTGCTTCGACCGCTACCACGAGAAGTTCGCCGAGCCCTACCCGTTCGACTCCTACGACCAGGCGTTCGTCCCCGAGTTCAACGCCGGCGCCATGGAGAACCCCGGCCTGGTCACCTTCCGCGACGAGTTCATCTTCCGCTCGGCCGTCACCGACACCGAACGCCAGGGCCGCGCCATGGTCATCGCCCACGAGATGGCCCACATGTGGTTCGGCGACCTCGTCACCCTGCGCTGGTTCGACGACATCTGGCTCAACGAGTCCTTCGCCGAGTACATGGGCTACCAGACCCTCGTCGAGGCCACCGGCTTCACCGACACCTGGACCGAGTTCGGCATGGAGCGCAAGCCCTGGGGCTACGAGGCCGACCAGCGCCCCTCCACCCACCCCGTCGCCCCCGCCCCCGAGGACGTCCCCGACACCGCCTCCGCCCTCCTCAACTTCGACGGCATCTCCTACGCCAAGGGCGCCTCGGCCCTGCGCCAACTCGTCGCCTGGCTCGGCGAGAAGGACTTCCTCGCCGGCATCAACACCCACTTCGCGCGCCACAAGTTCGCCAACGCCTCCCTCGCCGACTTCGTGGACTCCCTCGCCGCCCACACCGAACGCGACGTCCACACCTGGGCCGACACCTGGCTGCGCACCACCGGCGTCGACACCCTCACCCCCCGCGTCGAGGCCGGCGACACCGGCTGGACCCTGACCGTCGACCACCACGGCAGCCGCCCCCACCACATCGCCGTCGGCCTCTACGACCGCGACCCCACCGGCGGCCTGGAACTGCGCGAACACCTCGACCTGGACGTCCCCAGCGCCGACGTCGTCTCCGCGAGCGGCCCGCGACCCGACCTGATCCTCCTCAACGACCAGGACCTCGGCTACGTCAAGATCCGCTTCGACGCCGTCTCCGAGGAAACCGCCCTGCGCGGCCTGTCCCGCATCCCCGGCCCGCTCACCCGCGCCGTCGTCTGGAACTCCCTGCGCGACATGGTCCGCGACGGCGAACTGGAACCCGAGTCCTACCTGGAGACCGCGCACGCCCACCTCCCCGAAGAGAACGACCTCGCGATCGTCCAGGGCGTCCTCGGCTTCGCCCGCAACCGCGTCGCCGCCCACTACGTCGCCCCCGGCCGTCGCACCGCCGCCCTCACCACCCTCACCACCGTCGCCCGCGCCCTGATGCGCCGCACCGAGGACGGCTCCGACCCCGGCCTGCGCCTCGCCGCCGTCCGCGTCCACATCGACAGCGCCACCCAGCCCGACACCCTCGCCGGCTGGCTCGCCGACGGCACCGTCCCCGGCGGCCCCGAACTCGACCCCGAACTGCGCTGGCGCATCCTCGCCCGACTCGCCGTCCTCGGCGCCGTCACCGACACCGACATCGACAACGCCCTCGCCGACGACCCCAGCGCCACCGGGGAAGAGGGCGCCGCCCGCTGCCGTGCCGCGCTCCCCACCCCCGAGGCCAAGGCCGCCGCCTGGCAGCGCATGTTCCACGACGACTCCCTGTCCAATTACCTCTTCAAAGCCACCGCCTCCGGCTTCTGGCAGCCCGAACAGGCCGAACTCGTCCAGGACTACGTCCCGCGCTACTACCCCGAGGCCGTCGCCCTCGGCTCCCGCCGCGGCCCCGCCATCGGCCAGGCCGTCGGACGGTGGGCCTTCCCCTCGCACGCCGTCGACGAGGCCAACCTCCGCGCCGGCCGCGCCTGCCTGGAGGACACCGACATCATCCCGCTGCTGCGCCGCCAACTCGTCGACCAGCTCGACGACCTCGCCCGCGCCCTGCGCGTCCGCGGCAACGGCTGA
- a CDS encoding pyridoxal phosphate-dependent decarboxylase family protein, with amino-acid sequence MTPPPGTPPPPPPLAGGRGGADALRPLLDTVLDALRSGAAERAGPLPAGGPAAVTARVTDALGDVLPTRGAGDHEALRTLVHTLAAGAADPADPLCAAHLHCPPLAVAVAADLAAAALNPSMDSWDQAPAASTLEALLTRALAAEYYDTPHPDALVTTGGTEANQLALLLARERHGPRLTVVHGASAHHSVPRSAWLLGLPPTVTVPTPAGVLDPARLAEALTRLDGPILVTATAGTTDAGLIDPLEPLADLCRHHGADLHVDAAYGGLLRLSPHHRHQLTGLSRAQSITLDLHKLGWQPVAAGLLAVPDTRLLAPLGHQADYLNATDDTEAGLPDLLGRSLRTTRRPDILKIAVTLRSLGRDGLARLIDGTCAAAHHLAELLDAHPGFELHAHPTISTVLFRPTPMDDEQLAGLRRTLLLDGAAVLGRATADGRLWLKATLLNPHTTAGDLDTLVTLLEGSAHR; translated from the coding sequence ATGACCCCGCCGCCCGGCACCCCGCCACCGCCGCCCCCGCTCGCCGGAGGCCGCGGCGGCGCCGACGCCCTGCGGCCCCTCCTCGACACCGTCCTCGACGCCCTGCGCAGCGGCGCCGCCGAACGCGCCGGCCCCCTCCCCGCCGGCGGCCCCGCCGCCGTCACCGCCCGCGTCACCGACGCGCTGGGCGACGTACTCCCCACCCGCGGCGCCGGCGACCACGAAGCCCTGCGCACCCTCGTCCACACCCTCGCCGCAGGCGCCGCCGACCCCGCCGACCCGCTCTGCGCCGCCCACCTGCACTGCCCACCCCTCGCCGTCGCGGTCGCCGCCGACCTCGCCGCCGCGGCCCTCAACCCCTCGATGGACTCCTGGGACCAGGCCCCCGCCGCCTCCACCCTCGAAGCGCTCCTCACCCGCGCCCTCGCCGCCGAGTACTACGACACCCCGCACCCCGACGCCCTCGTCACCACCGGCGGCACCGAGGCCAACCAACTCGCCCTGCTCCTCGCCCGCGAACGCCACGGCCCCCGCCTCACCGTCGTCCACGGCGCGAGCGCCCACCACTCCGTCCCCCGCTCCGCATGGCTCCTCGGCCTGCCCCCCACCGTCACCGTGCCCACCCCCGCCGGCGTCCTGGACCCCGCCCGCCTCGCCGAAGCCCTCACCCGCCTCGACGGACCCATCCTCGTCACCGCCACCGCCGGCACCACCGACGCGGGACTCATCGACCCCCTGGAGCCCCTCGCCGACCTCTGCCGCCACCACGGCGCCGACCTCCACGTCGACGCCGCGTACGGAGGCCTCCTCCGGCTGAGCCCCCACCACCGCCACCAACTCACCGGGCTCTCCCGCGCCCAGTCCATCACCCTCGACCTGCACAAACTCGGCTGGCAGCCCGTCGCCGCAGGCCTCCTCGCCGTCCCCGACACCCGCCTGCTGGCCCCCCTCGGCCACCAGGCCGACTACCTCAACGCCACCGACGACACCGAAGCCGGCCTCCCCGACCTCCTCGGCCGCTCCCTGCGCACCACCCGCCGCCCCGACATCCTCAAGATCGCCGTCACCCTGCGCTCCCTCGGCCGCGACGGCCTCGCCCGCCTCATCGACGGGACCTGCGCCGCCGCCCACCACCTCGCCGAACTCCTCGACGCCCACCCCGGCTTCGAACTCCACGCCCACCCCACCATCAGCACCGTCCTCTTCCGCCCCACCCCCATGGACGACGAGCAGCTCGCGGGCCTGCGCCGCACCCTCCTCCTCGACGGCGCCGCCGTACTCGGCCGCGCCACCGCCGACGGCCGCCTCTGGCTCAAGGCCACCCTGCTCAACCCCCACACCACGGCGGGGGACCTGGACACCCTCGTCACCCTCCTGGAAGGCAGCGCCCACCGATGA
- a CDS encoding serine protease, with amino-acid sequence MTRTAQPPTKGSVSTVSTLATTLKRALAVGAVALAAVSLQPGSATASQAPVVGGTRAAQGEFPFMVRLSMGCGGALYTQQIVLTAAHCVNGSGNNTSITATAGVVDLNSSSAVKVKSTKVLQAPGYNGKGKDWALIKLAKPINLPTLKIAETKTYDNGTFTVAGWGATREGGGQQRYLMKATVPFVSDASCQNAYGSDLVPGEEICAGLPQGGVDTCQGDSGGPMFRRDAANAWIQVGIVSWGEGCARPNYPGVYSEVSTFATAIKNAAATL; translated from the coding sequence ATGACGCGCACGGCCCAACCCCCCACGAAAGGCAGTGTGTCGACTGTGTCCACCCTTGCCACGACCCTCAAGCGCGCCCTCGCCGTCGGCGCCGTCGCCCTGGCCGCCGTCAGTCTCCAGCCGGGCTCCGCCACCGCCTCCCAGGCGCCCGTCGTCGGCGGAACCCGCGCCGCCCAAGGCGAGTTCCCGTTCATGGTCCGCCTCTCCATGGGCTGCGGTGGCGCCCTGTACACCCAGCAGATCGTCCTCACCGCCGCCCACTGCGTGAACGGCTCCGGCAACAACACCTCCATCACCGCCACCGCCGGCGTCGTCGACCTCAACAGCTCCAGTGCCGTCAAGGTCAAGTCCACCAAGGTGCTCCAGGCCCCCGGCTACAACGGCAAGGGCAAGGACTGGGCCCTCATCAAACTCGCCAAGCCCATCAACCTGCCCACCCTCAAGATCGCCGAGACCAAGACCTACGACAACGGCACCTTCACCGTCGCCGGCTGGGGAGCCACCCGCGAAGGCGGCGGCCAGCAGCGCTACCTCATGAAGGCCACCGTCCCCTTCGTCTCCGACGCCTCCTGTCAGAACGCCTACGGCAGCGACCTCGTCCCCGGCGAGGAGATCTGCGCCGGCCTGCCCCAGGGCGGCGTCGACACCTGTCAGGGCGACTCCGGCGGCCCCATGTTCCGCCGCGACGCCGCCAACGCCTGGATCCAGGTCGGCATCGTCAGCTGGGGCGAGGGCTGCGCCCGCCCGAACTACCCCGGCGTCTACTCCGAGGTCTCCACCTTCGCCACCGCCATCAAGAACGCCGCGGCGACCCTCTGA